Proteins encoded together in one Bactrocera neohumeralis isolate Rockhampton chromosome 4, APGP_CSIRO_Bneo_wtdbg2-racon-allhic-juicebox.fasta_v2, whole genome shotgun sequence window:
- the LOC126754514 gene encoding SET and MYND domain-containing protein 4 isoform X3, whose amino-acid sequence MSSAWLKAIKSTHQRNASSVQHAIQSAIRLREEGNNYYNSKSGSKFDNMINAAQRYTQAIFTAIENTESLALAYANRAMALQELEYYQQAYDDCVCALETNHYPVKLLHKIKIRQAFCAYYLKDSEKLKKHLEELEKSTLNENFSQRVKELQKGLKILDEDTKIKTEETINTVLKLKESTVVRIDTKVATRGRYMIAKNAIKSGEVIFNERISSFVPVEGCQICQQCGAMLMIPIPCHDCNCSIIYCSLKCRRNHKSVHQNECTGYLCRLFEQIGISHLALRVVLEDFPAILPIVSYETDIYKLWQTLITPDSSLYTKTDVNYVQTLQMVTHMQKMSLPNKLWFALVADFLVVYLKDYTNFFAISNKTKLKQCDWESIVSALIFRHIGQFIVNAHTCSSISPTCYDVTSTTNRFGILLVPHIWTKPLHLKRGMLHSFSETKEVSAANLPYLSMCNHACGPTLCPKFSGRNFYALADSNIEKGAEILNCYTVNYKNSLRNIRRAYLKEIYHFNCTCTYCQKPDPDKSYLKYHVYKCRNPTCGEKFVPTDKQDVSPALHWWQLENGGVSCTICSEEQSVEWFMNFTELLENTNNAQTRLELFRIYDMVDSFLVDFHSLKMEMGNDLMKMLIKSYNAGVIFNTFELNKLVSILNFCQRATIERWGLQSIEYVTKMSVLWDFIAVGLYQSTQLELKTMLKALDVISDEYKQVFLNYYNDYLQNK is encoded by the exons ATGTCCTCCGCATGGCTAAAAGCTATAAAGTCTACCCATCAAAGGAATGCCAGTTCTGTTCAACATGCCATTCAATCTGCTATTCGACTGCGTGAAGAAGGAAATAACTATTACAATTCAAAATCTGGAAGTAAATTTGATAATATGATTAATGCTGCTCAACGATATACTCAAGCTATATTCACTGCAATCGAAAATACTGAATCTTTAGCACTGGCTTATGCTAATCGTGCAATGGCGTTACAGGAATTAGAATACTATCAACAAGCGTACGACGATTGTGTTTGCGCACTTGAGACAAACCATTATCCAGTGaagcttttacacaaaattaaaatacgTCAGGCTTTTTGTGCATACTATTTAAAGGATTCTGAGAAACTCAAAAAACATTTAGAAGAATTGGAGAAAAGTActctaaatgaaaattttagtcAGAGAGTAAAAGAATTACAAAAAGGGTTGAAAATTTTAGATGAGGATACCAAAATCAAAACGGAGGAAACCATTAATACGGTTTTGAAATTAAAGGAATCTACCGTAGT AAGAATTGACACAAAAGTGGCTACCCGTGGGAGATATATGATTGCTAAAAACGCCATAAAATCTGGTgaagtaatttttaatgaaaggATCAGTTCTTTTGTACCTGTAGAGGGATGTCAAATATGCCAACAATGCGGTGCTATGCTTATGATACCAATTCCCTGCCATGACTGTAATTGCAGCATAATTTACTGTTCCTTAAAGTGCCGTCGAAATCATAAAAGCGTGCATCAAAATGAATGTACGGGGTATCTCTGCCGATTATTTGAACAAATAGGCATTTCCCACCTAGCTTTAAGAGTTGTACTAGAGGATTTTCCTGCTATATTGCCAATAGTTTCCTATGAAACAGACATCTATAAACTTTGGCAGACATTGATAACACCTGATAGTTCGCTATATACCAAAACTGATGTGAATTATGTACAGACTCTACAAATGGTTACACATATGCAAAAAATGAGTTTACCAAATAAGTTATGGTTTGCCCTCGTAGCTGATTTTTTAGTTGTATACCTTAAAGATTATACAAATTTCTTTGCAATTTCAAACAAAACGAAGCTGAAGCAATGTGATTGGGAGTCCATCGTCA GTGCTCTTATATTTCGACATATTGGCCAATTTATTGTTAATGCGCATACATGCTCTTCTATTTCGCCAACTTGTTACGACGTAACTTCTACTACTAACAGATTTGGCATTCTCCTGGTTCCTCATATATGGACAAAGCCTCTCCATCTGAAACGTGGTATGTTACATTCATTCAGTGAAACTAAAGAAGTATCGGCAGCAAACCTCCCATATCTTAGTATGTGTAATCATGCCTGTGGACCCACACTGTGCCCAAAATTCTCAGGAAGAAATTTTTATGCACTAGCTGATAGTAATATAGAAAAAGGTGCTGAAATTCTCAATTGTTATACCGTTAACTATAAAAATTCGCTTCGAAATATTCGTAGAGCATACTTAAAAGAGATTTATCATTTTAATTGCACCTGTACATATTGTCAAAAACCCGATCCTGACAAATCCTAC CTAAAATATCATGTATATAAATGCAGAAATCCAACATGTGGTGAAAAGTTTGTGCCAACAGATAAACAAGACGTTTCCCCAGCTCTTCATTGGTGGCAGTTAGAAAACGGAGGAGTATCGTGCACGATCTGCTCTGAGGAACAGAGTGTTGAATGGTTTATGAATTTTACAGAGTTATTGGAAaacacaaataatgcacaaactCGTTTGGAACTGTTCCGCATTTATGACATGGTCGATAGTTTCCTGGTGGATTTTCACTCATTAAAGatggaaatgggaaatgatttGATGAAAATGCTTATTAAATCTTACAATG ctgGCGTAATATTTAACACATTCGAGTTGAACAAATTAGTGTCAATTCTCAATTTTTGCCAAAGAGCCACTATTGAACGATGGGGTTTACAGTCCATTGAGTACGTTACTAAAATGTCAGTTTTGTGGGACTTTATAGCCGTTGGACTATACCAATCTACGCaattagaattaaaaacaaTGTTGAAAGCACTTGATGTAATATCAGACGaatataaacaagtttttttgaattattataaCGATTaccttcaaaataaataa
- the LOC126754514 gene encoding SET and MYND domain-containing protein 4 isoform X2 codes for MEKYSFSELLAYQVSNTKIVNSENELSIILDIKNNQNFPTNRRMSSAWLKAIKSTHQRNASSVQHAIQSAIRLREEGNNYYNSKSGSKFDNMINAAQRYTQAIFTAIENTESLALAYANRAMALQELEYYQQAYDDCVCALETNHYPVKLLHKIKIRQAFCAYYLKDSEKLKKHLEELEKSTLNENFSQRVKELQKGLKILDEDTKIKTEETINTVLKLKESTVVIDTKVATRGRYMIAKNAIKSGEVIFNERISSFVPVEGCQICQQCGAMLMIPIPCHDCNCSIIYCSLKCRRNHKSVHQNECTGYLCRLFEQIGISHLALRVVLEDFPAILPIVSYETDIYKLWQTLITPDSSLYTKTDVNYVQTLQMVTHMQKMSLPNKLWFALVADFLVVYLKDYTNFFAISNKTKLKQCDWESIVSALIFRHIGQFIVNAHTCSSISPTCYDVTSTTNRFGILLVPHIWTKPLHLKRGMLHSFSETKEVSAANLPYLSMCNHACGPTLCPKFSGRNFYALADSNIEKGAEILNCYTVNYKNSLRNIRRAYLKEIYHFNCTCTYCQKPDPDKSYLKYHVYKCRNPTCGEKFVPTDKQDVSPALHWWQLENGGVSCTICSEEQSVEWFMNFTELLENTNNAQTRLELFRIYDMVDSFLVDFHSLKMEMGNDLMKMLIKSYNAGVIFNTFELNKLVSILNFCQRATIERWGLQSIEYVTKMSVLWDFIAVGLYQSTQLELKTMLKALDVISDEYKQVFLNYYNDYLQNK; via the exons atggaaaaatacagTTTTTCTGAGCTTTTAGCGTATCAAGTTTCGAATACAAAAATAGTGAACTCTGAAAATGAGCTCAGTATCattttagatattaaaaataaccaaaacttTCCTACGAATCGTCGTATGTCCTCCGCATGGCTAAAAGCTATAAAGTCTACCCATCAAAGGAATGCCAGTTCTGTTCAACATGCCATTCAATCTGCTATTCGACTGCGTGAAGAAGGAAATAACTATTACAATTCAAAATCTGGAAGTAAATTTGATAATATGATTAATGCTGCTCAACGATATACTCAAGCTATATTCACTGCAATCGAAAATACTGAATCTTTAGCACTGGCTTATGCTAATCGTGCAATGGCGTTACAGGAATTAGAATACTATCAACAAGCGTACGACGATTGTGTTTGCGCACTTGAGACAAACCATTATCCAGTGaagcttttacacaaaattaaaatacgTCAGGCTTTTTGTGCATACTATTTAAAGGATTCTGAGAAACTCAAAAAACATTTAGAAGAATTGGAGAAAAGTActctaaatgaaaattttagtcAGAGAGTAAAAGAATTACAAAAAGGGTTGAAAATTTTAGATGAGGATACCAAAATCAAAACGGAGGAAACCATTAATACGGTTTTGAAATTAAAGGAATCTACCGTAGT AATTGACACAAAAGTGGCTACCCGTGGGAGATATATGATTGCTAAAAACGCCATAAAATCTGGTgaagtaatttttaatgaaaggATCAGTTCTTTTGTACCTGTAGAGGGATGTCAAATATGCCAACAATGCGGTGCTATGCTTATGATACCAATTCCCTGCCATGACTGTAATTGCAGCATAATTTACTGTTCCTTAAAGTGCCGTCGAAATCATAAAAGCGTGCATCAAAATGAATGTACGGGGTATCTCTGCCGATTATTTGAACAAATAGGCATTTCCCACCTAGCTTTAAGAGTTGTACTAGAGGATTTTCCTGCTATATTGCCAATAGTTTCCTATGAAACAGACATCTATAAACTTTGGCAGACATTGATAACACCTGATAGTTCGCTATATACCAAAACTGATGTGAATTATGTACAGACTCTACAAATGGTTACACATATGCAAAAAATGAGTTTACCAAATAAGTTATGGTTTGCCCTCGTAGCTGATTTTTTAGTTGTATACCTTAAAGATTATACAAATTTCTTTGCAATTTCAAACAAAACGAAGCTGAAGCAATGTGATTGGGAGTCCATCGTCA GTGCTCTTATATTTCGACATATTGGCCAATTTATTGTTAATGCGCATACATGCTCTTCTATTTCGCCAACTTGTTACGACGTAACTTCTACTACTAACAGATTTGGCATTCTCCTGGTTCCTCATATATGGACAAAGCCTCTCCATCTGAAACGTGGTATGTTACATTCATTCAGTGAAACTAAAGAAGTATCGGCAGCAAACCTCCCATATCTTAGTATGTGTAATCATGCCTGTGGACCCACACTGTGCCCAAAATTCTCAGGAAGAAATTTTTATGCACTAGCTGATAGTAATATAGAAAAAGGTGCTGAAATTCTCAATTGTTATACCGTTAACTATAAAAATTCGCTTCGAAATATTCGTAGAGCATACTTAAAAGAGATTTATCATTTTAATTGCACCTGTACATATTGTCAAAAACCCGATCCTGACAAATCCTAC CTAAAATATCATGTATATAAATGCAGAAATCCAACATGTGGTGAAAAGTTTGTGCCAACAGATAAACAAGACGTTTCCCCAGCTCTTCATTGGTGGCAGTTAGAAAACGGAGGAGTATCGTGCACGATCTGCTCTGAGGAACAGAGTGTTGAATGGTTTATGAATTTTACAGAGTTATTGGAAaacacaaataatgcacaaactCGTTTGGAACTGTTCCGCATTTATGACATGGTCGATAGTTTCCTGGTGGATTTTCACTCATTAAAGatggaaatgggaaatgatttGATGAAAATGCTTATTAAATCTTACAATG ctgGCGTAATATTTAACACATTCGAGTTGAACAAATTAGTGTCAATTCTCAATTTTTGCCAAAGAGCCACTATTGAACGATGGGGTTTACAGTCCATTGAGTACGTTACTAAAATGTCAGTTTTGTGGGACTTTATAGCCGTTGGACTATACCAATCTACGCaattagaattaaaaacaaTGTTGAAAGCACTTGATGTAATATCAGACGaatataaacaagtttttttgaattattataaCGATTaccttcaaaataaataa
- the LOC126754514 gene encoding SET and MYND domain-containing protein 4 isoform X1, translating to MEKYSFSELLAYQVSNTKIVNSENELSIILDIKNNQNFPTNRRMSSAWLKAIKSTHQRNASSVQHAIQSAIRLREEGNNYYNSKSGSKFDNMINAAQRYTQAIFTAIENTESLALAYANRAMALQELEYYQQAYDDCVCALETNHYPVKLLHKIKIRQAFCAYYLKDSEKLKKHLEELEKSTLNENFSQRVKELQKGLKILDEDTKIKTEETINTVLKLKESTVVRIDTKVATRGRYMIAKNAIKSGEVIFNERISSFVPVEGCQICQQCGAMLMIPIPCHDCNCSIIYCSLKCRRNHKSVHQNECTGYLCRLFEQIGISHLALRVVLEDFPAILPIVSYETDIYKLWQTLITPDSSLYTKTDVNYVQTLQMVTHMQKMSLPNKLWFALVADFLVVYLKDYTNFFAISNKTKLKQCDWESIVSALIFRHIGQFIVNAHTCSSISPTCYDVTSTTNRFGILLVPHIWTKPLHLKRGMLHSFSETKEVSAANLPYLSMCNHACGPTLCPKFSGRNFYALADSNIEKGAEILNCYTVNYKNSLRNIRRAYLKEIYHFNCTCTYCQKPDPDKSYLKYHVYKCRNPTCGEKFVPTDKQDVSPALHWWQLENGGVSCTICSEEQSVEWFMNFTELLENTNNAQTRLELFRIYDMVDSFLVDFHSLKMEMGNDLMKMLIKSYNAGVIFNTFELNKLVSILNFCQRATIERWGLQSIEYVTKMSVLWDFIAVGLYQSTQLELKTMLKALDVISDEYKQVFLNYYNDYLQNK from the exons atggaaaaatacagTTTTTCTGAGCTTTTAGCGTATCAAGTTTCGAATACAAAAATAGTGAACTCTGAAAATGAGCTCAGTATCattttagatattaaaaataaccaaaacttTCCTACGAATCGTCGTATGTCCTCCGCATGGCTAAAAGCTATAAAGTCTACCCATCAAAGGAATGCCAGTTCTGTTCAACATGCCATTCAATCTGCTATTCGACTGCGTGAAGAAGGAAATAACTATTACAATTCAAAATCTGGAAGTAAATTTGATAATATGATTAATGCTGCTCAACGATATACTCAAGCTATATTCACTGCAATCGAAAATACTGAATCTTTAGCACTGGCTTATGCTAATCGTGCAATGGCGTTACAGGAATTAGAATACTATCAACAAGCGTACGACGATTGTGTTTGCGCACTTGAGACAAACCATTATCCAGTGaagcttttacacaaaattaaaatacgTCAGGCTTTTTGTGCATACTATTTAAAGGATTCTGAGAAACTCAAAAAACATTTAGAAGAATTGGAGAAAAGTActctaaatgaaaattttagtcAGAGAGTAAAAGAATTACAAAAAGGGTTGAAAATTTTAGATGAGGATACCAAAATCAAAACGGAGGAAACCATTAATACGGTTTTGAAATTAAAGGAATCTACCGTAGT AAGAATTGACACAAAAGTGGCTACCCGTGGGAGATATATGATTGCTAAAAACGCCATAAAATCTGGTgaagtaatttttaatgaaaggATCAGTTCTTTTGTACCTGTAGAGGGATGTCAAATATGCCAACAATGCGGTGCTATGCTTATGATACCAATTCCCTGCCATGACTGTAATTGCAGCATAATTTACTGTTCCTTAAAGTGCCGTCGAAATCATAAAAGCGTGCATCAAAATGAATGTACGGGGTATCTCTGCCGATTATTTGAACAAATAGGCATTTCCCACCTAGCTTTAAGAGTTGTACTAGAGGATTTTCCTGCTATATTGCCAATAGTTTCCTATGAAACAGACATCTATAAACTTTGGCAGACATTGATAACACCTGATAGTTCGCTATATACCAAAACTGATGTGAATTATGTACAGACTCTACAAATGGTTACACATATGCAAAAAATGAGTTTACCAAATAAGTTATGGTTTGCCCTCGTAGCTGATTTTTTAGTTGTATACCTTAAAGATTATACAAATTTCTTTGCAATTTCAAACAAAACGAAGCTGAAGCAATGTGATTGGGAGTCCATCGTCA GTGCTCTTATATTTCGACATATTGGCCAATTTATTGTTAATGCGCATACATGCTCTTCTATTTCGCCAACTTGTTACGACGTAACTTCTACTACTAACAGATTTGGCATTCTCCTGGTTCCTCATATATGGACAAAGCCTCTCCATCTGAAACGTGGTATGTTACATTCATTCAGTGAAACTAAAGAAGTATCGGCAGCAAACCTCCCATATCTTAGTATGTGTAATCATGCCTGTGGACCCACACTGTGCCCAAAATTCTCAGGAAGAAATTTTTATGCACTAGCTGATAGTAATATAGAAAAAGGTGCTGAAATTCTCAATTGTTATACCGTTAACTATAAAAATTCGCTTCGAAATATTCGTAGAGCATACTTAAAAGAGATTTATCATTTTAATTGCACCTGTACATATTGTCAAAAACCCGATCCTGACAAATCCTAC CTAAAATATCATGTATATAAATGCAGAAATCCAACATGTGGTGAAAAGTTTGTGCCAACAGATAAACAAGACGTTTCCCCAGCTCTTCATTGGTGGCAGTTAGAAAACGGAGGAGTATCGTGCACGATCTGCTCTGAGGAACAGAGTGTTGAATGGTTTATGAATTTTACAGAGTTATTGGAAaacacaaataatgcacaaactCGTTTGGAACTGTTCCGCATTTATGACATGGTCGATAGTTTCCTGGTGGATTTTCACTCATTAAAGatggaaatgggaaatgatttGATGAAAATGCTTATTAAATCTTACAATG ctgGCGTAATATTTAACACATTCGAGTTGAACAAATTAGTGTCAATTCTCAATTTTTGCCAAAGAGCCACTATTGAACGATGGGGTTTACAGTCCATTGAGTACGTTACTAAAATGTCAGTTTTGTGGGACTTTATAGCCGTTGGACTATACCAATCTACGCaattagaattaaaaacaaTGTTGAAAGCACTTGATGTAATATCAGACGaatataaacaagtttttttgaattattataaCGATTaccttcaaaataaataa
- the LOC126754516 gene encoding exocyst complex component 3 — MDLQQLEEEARQAALKDIKNMLQRPGQLEKVDQFLHRVARKKASVEALLKTGMQNQLDGVRVGLKQLETCLQDVKEVRQRMQEVDRLLEGVPDIYDALEVVREENTKHSQYATAMENLKHIFNVEASVSKTMTLIDEDKLLNAHQCLADLENSRDDLLYELHKQPKQHASDKITLKRHFETVDTVSQALEKKLRLILSRTLNTVRKEPTVIVTALRIIEREEKNDQFALQQQKVTGFLPPGRPKKWRSMALKILQEAVVTRIEGSKLEERADNKMWLVRDLEILRQIILEDLRVVKSLCVPCFPPHYNIFNEYVKMYHEGLSSYLDNIAKSGLEGNEYVSMLSWVMNTYPGVELMSHPDLRVDIQQVVGPLLRPEHLKSLEDEYLRNMQRNYQEWMTKTAETEKQEWFSDQPPEQEQYYHTSAPVIIFQMIDQHLQVTNTIHSELTFKALVMSIQQVEVFGQSYLKNVIELKEHHFRNRDQIKYFTHYIITIVNNSQQMVELAQQMKQLYWPKSRTEHYEDFEKLLTTFQRIRAHATNYLLEEAFLDMECHFNDLFTLKWLGSTISVDTICVTLLDYFQDYKHLRPNNFEMVINEAQKLLAKRYIRALLSKRLSKTKSECEAITTKIKQESKRFKQCFEKIAPNLAMTDSPLDLITTLSELLSSDIELLVLDLHTLLGNYPSLSEDHIVRLFYLRNDVKASEVREKVQDAAKSKKAMVSVAKQDCIFKEIVFNDKLW, encoded by the exons ATGGACTTACAGCAATTAGAGGAAGAGGCGCGCCAAGCAGCCTTaaaggatataaaaaatatgctgcAGCGTCCGGGTCAATTAGAAAAAGTAGATCAATTTCTTCATCGCGTTGCACGAAAAAAGGCTTCAGTGGAGGCTCTACTAAAAACTGGTATGCAAAATCAACTGGATGGAGTAAGAGTAGGACTAAAACAATTAGAAACGTGTTTACAAGATGTCAAAGAAGTTCGGCAACGTATGCAAGAAGTTGATCGATTGTTGGAAGGAGTACCAGATATATATGATGCATTAGAAGTTGTACGCGAAGAAAATACGAAACATTCGCAGTACGCTACGGCCATGGAAAACCTTAAGCATATATTTAATGTCGAAGCAAGTGTTTCAAAAACGATGACACTCATTGATGAGGATAAACTATTAAATGCGCACCAGTGTCTAGCCGATTTGGAAAATTCCCGTGATGATTTGCTATACGAATTGCATAAACAACCTAAACAACATGCTTCGGACAAAATCACACTAAAACGACATTTTGAGACCGTGGACACAGTGTCCCAGGCACTTGAAAAGAAATTACGTCTCATACTAAGTCGAACATTGAATACTGTTCGTAAAGAGCCTACTGTCATAGTGACTGCATTACGAATAATTGAACGCGAGGAAAAGAATGATCAATTCGCTTTGCAGCAACAAAAAGTCACTGGTTTTTTACCTCCAGGCAGACCGAAGAAATGGCGCTCAATGGCACTTAAGATATTGCAGGAAGCCGTTGTTACACGTATAGAAGGTTCAAAATTAGAGGAACGTGCTGATAATAAAATGTGGCTTGTAAGAGATCTTGAAATTTTACGACAAATAATTCTGGAGGATTTAAGAGTTGTCAAATCATTATGTGTGCCCTGTTTTCCCCCACATTACAATATCTTCAACGAATATGTGAAAATGTACCACGAAGGATTGTCCTCTTAC CTCGATAATATTGCGAAATCTGGACTCGAAGGTAATGAATATGTATCAATGCTCTCATGGGTAATGAATACGTATCCTGGTGTGGAACTGATGTCACATCCTGACCTTAGAGTTGATATACAACAAGTTGTTGGACCTTTATTGCGTCCAGAACATCTCAAATCTCTTGAAGACGAGTACTTGCGCAATATGCAAAGAAACTATCAAGAATGGATGACAAAAACGGCAGAAACAGAAAAACAAGAGTGGTTCTCTGATCAACCGCCTGAACAAGAGCAGTACTATCACACATCAGCGCCAGTTATCATCTTTCAAATGATCGATCAACATTTACAAGTGACGAACACAATACACTCTGAATTAACATTTAAGGCATTGGTGATGAGTATTCAACAAGTGGAGGTATTCGGGCAAtcgtatttaaaaaatgttattgaattGAAGGAACATCATTTTCGTAACCGTGATCAAATCAAGTATTTCACACACTATATAATAACTATTGTTAATAATAGCCAACAGATGGTTGAATTGGCTCAACAAATGAAGCAGTTGTATTGGCCTAAATCTCGTACCGAACATTATGAAGATTTTGAGAAACTACTAACTACATTCCAGCGTATTAGAGCACATGCCACCAATTATTTACTCGAAGAAGCTTTCCTCGATATGGAATGTCACTTTAAtgatttgtttacattaaaatGGCTGGGGTCCACAATTTCTGTGGATACCATATGTGTAACTTTATTGGACTATTTCCAG GATTATAAGCACTTGCGTCCTAATAACTTTGAAATGGTAATTAATGAAGCTCAAAAACTACTTGCCAAACGTTATATACGTGCTTTACTATCTAAAcgtttatcaaaaacaaaaagcgagTGTGAAGCAATCACTACAAAAATCAAGCAGGAGTCAAAACGTTTTAAGCAATGCTTCGAGAAAATAGCACCCAATTTAGCGATGACCGATAGCCCACTGGATTTAATTACAACGCTCTCAGAATTATTGTCAAGTGACATTGAATTACTTGTGTTAGATCTTCATACACTTCTGGGAAATTATCCTTCCTTAAGTGAAGATCATATTGTGCGGTTGTTCTATTTGCGTAACGATGTAAAGGCCAGTGAAGTACGTGAAAAGGTACAAGATGCTGCAAAATCGAAGAAGGCGATGGTGAGCGTAGCGAAACAAGATTGCATATTCAAAGAGATTGTTTTCAACGATAAATtgtggtaa